Below is a genomic region from Raphanus sativus cultivar WK10039 chromosome 4, ASM80110v3, whole genome shotgun sequence.
TAACGTGGGAGCTGATTTGAGGGATCTGGTTTTGTTCCTGTACGTTCAGTCGTATAAGAAGCTGACGCCGAGGACGCATAAGGACTCTGCGGCGGTGGCTGATGTATGGCCGTCGACGTCTGCTTTTGATGGGTACTTGTCTGCGTTGTCGCCAATTCAGGCGAGTCTTATTCAATTTATCTCAGCGAGGATCATTTTGTTTCCATTTTTGCATTTAATGCAAATATAGTTTTGCAATGCAAGTTATATATCATTGTGTTATGTGGTTTcagttctatttatttttcgcTGTACATTATTTTTGTTGGTCCTTCCACGTGGTTTTATTTGGTGATAATGCGATATGTGTTCTTGTATTGTGTCTTTTAGAATACATTCATCTAGTCTTAATCTTGTTAGTGTTTCAACAGTCTTTGAACTTCGATATGCTATTTTTTTTGTCCATCACATTGTCTAATGTGTtggttatattttcttttttaatcatTCTGCAGCTTGTTCGCAGCAATAGCCGTCGGTTTATGCCATCGCAAGCTGATGATGAAGCTCATCAGTTGTCATATCTGCAAAAACATTTAGGAAACATCATTTCTCTGCTTGCAGAGCCAGTGGAAGGGGAAGGAGAAGAGTCATTGGTATGTGCTAgtctttctatatttttgtcAGAGAAGTGTGACTGTTTCTACCGAgcatgaaatttatatttacgTTGGGATAAGAACTTTTGATGGATTGAGAGGGAACACAAGTCTCAAGctgaatttgaattttatgattGTTCAAAATATTAGTTTTCTTACTTGTTTAACATCCTTCAGGTTATCTCTATGGAGGCTTTTGAGCACCTGGGTTTTCTTGTTCAGTTTGGTGATAAGGGGTCTGATGTATCTCCACTGAGCCAAGCTACTCCATTTTTTGCAAATTCTGATCCGGATATGCCCGCTGTTCCAGTCCCTGCTTCCCAAGCTCTTGACTGGCTTCTGCAAAACATTGCTTCCGCATTAGAAAGCATTACTGAGAGAATTTCTGGGAAAGAAAATGGGCCTTCTAATACCTCTGACCAAGATGATGCCATGTCAGATGCTTGTGCTGCTCCGAACAAGGTTGCACCTAGTGGTAGAGGCCCGTGTTTAATTGAAGGAGTCTCCAAGACTTCACTTGTTAAGCAGTCCTCTGATCTTAGGGGTAGATCTGTGAAGGTTCGTTCGCTATGAACAGATGACTCACGTTTTAATGTAGCTGGATTATTCCCTTCTCCAAAGGTCTAGTGTCATATAGTCTCTATGTGCACTCATATCAGCTACATGTTCTGTGTATTCTGCAGGTTGTCAATTGCCATGATTCTGTTATATATCTTTTAGCGCCATTGAGATACGCAACTGTGTATGGATGTTCTGATACGACTATAGTCCTGGGAGCTGTTGGCAAGGTATGGACACAATAGTTGTTAAACGCAGCATGTAAGGTTATAATATCTACGACTTTACTAAAAGATGCAGCAAATTTATTTTCTGATTTCTTTTTTGCAGGCATTAAGAGTTGAGCACTGTGAGAGGGTTCATGTGATTGCAGCTTCTAAACGAGTGTGCATCGCCAATTGCCGCGAATGTGTATTCTTCTTAGGAGTCAATCAGCGACCACTAATTATTGGTGATAACCACAAACTGCAGGTGAATCCTCTCTCTTTAAGATCGAGGGTTGATTTACAAGTTTTATATCATGCCTCACAGTGCGTacaattatgatatatatagctAAATCAGTGAAGAGGATAGACTTTTTAGTAGCTTAGTTTGGTTGATATGTTCTTACGACATGTGAACCGAGTTAAATGAAAACATCTTCGAGGTTGTATCCATCGGCATTAATTTACAGTGTTGATGATTATATTGATTAAGAAATGCCTCTTTTAGTACTCATAACACAAACACTGTCTGATATCTAGTGGTTATAGTAATTAACAGGCTTTTAAAAAATCTGTTTGCTTTTTTTCCAGGTCGCTCCATATAATACATATTACTCTCATTTGGAGGAGCATATGAGTGAGGTAGGGCTTGAGGCAACTATCAACAAATGGGACAAACCATTGACACTGGGAGCAGTAGATCCACATGACTCACTGTCGCATCCTGCCGGTGTTGCTGATACACAAGCTGAATCAGCTGCCTGTGTAGATCCTGACCAGTTCATAAACTTTTTGGTACACTTTATTCTTGTTGGTCTACTTTTTTGACCCTGATAACTGGTTTCATCTACTCACATGTTTTACCTGTGGTATCAATGGTGAAGATCCCAAACTGGTTTAGTTGCGAGGAGATTGGCTCGACGAAAGACAACCCATTTCCATTGCCAGATGCTTACATGGCAGCTCAGCAGAGAAACGTATGTAAAAACGTTTGTTTTTTAGTAAGAAATGAAGCGCTTGTTCGCATCTCCTTAACTCCTCTGCTTTTGATTCCACCAGATGAAGAACTTGGATGAAACAAGACGATCGTTAAGAGAAACGCCTCTGGAAGAAAACCGGAAAAAGGAGCTATCAAGCGCACTCCATGTGTATTTCAAAGACTGGCTCTATGGTAATCAATCTCTACTCAAAGTTTATCTGCACCATGTATTCGTAAATTTTGACTCTTCTCTATTGTTGCTGGTGTGAATATGACAGCAAGTGGGAATATAAGACAACTTTACTGCCTACAAGGTGACTAACAAGTGAACAACAAAACCAAGTGGAAGATGTCTCGTTCCTGTAGAGCTCTATCGATCATTTTGGCAAATTGCTAGGgaagaaaccaaacaaaaaaagaagaagaaagaagagaaaccagCCTGATTTGTAGTTATCTGCACAGAACACTCCTTTTAGattatcatttttcttttctttctgctTTGGTCAtgtttatttaatctttgttCCTTTTTGACATTTTCAATCCCTCGTTTTTGTCCTCTCTTTCTCAAAATCTTTGAGACAGAGCATGATGGCTTTCTTTGAATTGTAATAACATATAAAGCAAACCAACTTTTTTTGATATTCTTGTCTTGGCCTTGGGCTCTGAGACACTAGTTCGAATTCCATGCAAACAAGAATTCGCAGACTAATCAATCGTACAACCAACAGggccatattttaaaatcttcgAGTGATCAAAAACAAACTCCAGAGGAACAGTGAAGTTGACACAGAATGTTCGAATCAATATGAGTGTCTTAAGAGAAATCAAAGCGATATAAGATCAATTAAGGATGAGAACTGACCACCAGAATAAAAACTCTGAGAAAGTTGGCTTCTTTTTCTTTCGATCTGTCGATGTAAAGAGCCTCTCTCAGTGGGCTATACAAGGTAAGGAAGGAGAAGACTTGTTGGTAAAGAAAAAAGGGAGAAGACTTCTTCTTGGGCGTTTGGCTGTTTGGCTGTTTGGCTTTAGGATTAATACTATTGTCGGTTAAGCGTGGTGAACTGAACACCCGCTGAAGTAAAGAGAGTCTTTTGTTTTGTCATACACTTtcaaagtcccacatcggttaCGTAGCAAATGTGGAACGCATGAGAGGTTGTATAAAAAGAAAGCCGAGCCTCACTTCCAAATCATACCTTTCTCGGCCTTTTGGCTAAGATCAAGTGTAGTATCTGttcttatcagtttaatatCTGATATGTGGGCCATCGGCCTGCTCgatattaactttattttttgagGAAGAAAGCCCATTAAGATAGCTTGCTATCTGGGCTTTCACGAGTCGCCCATGCGTTGCACTACTGCACGGGCCTGGCTCAACCCACCAATTTCTCAGCCCAAATTTATGTTTAAAGTAAAAATCGAATTGTATGACCCgcgtattttgtttcaaaatcaGCACAAAACGACTTTTCTGTTAAATAATTTGGCCCAAATTATTTAACATCCATAACTATTGAATTGAGTCTAAAAAAGGCCCATTAACAAGTACTCTCTTTAATTGGTTCGCCGTCGCAAGCTCGGTCGGCGGTGGTAGAGCCTAAAAACTTGTCCTTTCGCGTAACTAGATCGAAGGCTGACTCGCTGAGTGAGATCTTGGTGGGTATTGTAAACATGATCTCAACTCGCTTGACTCTAGTTGAAAGATGAGTGCGTTTGCAGGAACCTCAAAAGAAAACTGTAACCTTTATTGGCACGAGAGGAGAAGATTGGGTTACAAGCCCGTGTCAACATTGTTTCTGAGGGTGACAAGTTTAGCTCTACTGGTTGCAGGATTTGCAAGAGATATTAATGAAAACTGAGAGATGAACATTGCGGATTCCAGGTAAACTGAGTTTCAAGACTTCTTCGATCAGTGTGCTATGTATTGAGTTCGTTTAAGTATAATACTGAAAAGTTTCTAAAATTTGTGAATCAGTATGAAACGAGTAAAGCTTATCTTTACAATTTGCCCTGGCGTCAATGAGGATGATCACTAGATAAGCCACAATGCTATGTGACCTTGGTTCGAAATTGCGCAATGCGAGATGAAGGGAGGAGGCTGGCGCCTAGCGCCATGGCGCCACATTGCCAGCGCCTTGTGTACCTGCAACACAAAAGGTACTCTTCAAAACCATATCTATACATATTACGTAAACAAGAATGCTAAGCCAGAAACTATAAACACCAAATCCATAAATAAAACTCAAAGGTTCATATAGAACATCAAATGAAAATACCAGCGTTAGACATGAGCACCTATTACATATACAAACATCCAATGAGAAAAAGCTATTGAGTATATACAAGACATGACCATAAACTAACATACAAAAAGAAGCTAATGACTTAAGGAGAAGAAGCTATGATATAAACAAAACATGATTACAATTCACAACTACAATGCAGAAAAACATGGAATAAAAAGAAGCTATGAGCCATGATATACAACAGACATGCTTGTATTACAGAAAAAGCTACCGACTTTAGAAGAAGAAACTATGATTAGGTGAATTAGGGTTACACTAGTAGGGTGGGTTAGTGGGAAATCTACACGATTAGGTGAATTAGGGTTACCCTCCTCTACATGTCTATAACGTGAATCAATTACGTGAatcaattcttattttttggtACAGGTACAACAAAGCGGCGTTTTTACCGCTTTAGCAAAATAACAAAAGCAAGGAAAAGCGACCTAAAGCGAGGGTTTTATGTAACTCGCCTGGGGTCCCTTGGCGATGAGGTCCTCGCCTTGTGGCGCTTAGCGCCATGGCGCCAAAAACGCTCGCTTTTTTGAACCAAGTATGTGACTGGAAGCACACAAAACACCATTCATTCATGCAGAAGATTCGTGTGACGTGGCTGAACAGAAATCAAGAAATAGAAGTAAGTTAAGAGATACACACTAGATAGTTTCAATGACTTGCTAATAGCCATAGTAGCATGCTTTCATAAATAGCAGGGTGAGAAAAAGGATGTGGAACTCTGATTTTAGtagtaaaacaatatatatattaatgatgatAATGTTTTAATCTGCGATTATGTTGAATGTGAACAAAACCAAGATTGCATCACTTAAAACAAATGCCATTATCTGGCATCATTGTCTGGTTTTAAGTAGCAtagaacatatataattaagatCTTGAGACTTGTCAAGTCTTAGTAGCAACCTTCTACAGGTAACTAAGACTCAAAGAGGCCAAGTAAAATGTTGAGTAGAAGAGTCATAAGCTCGTGAGTCGTCTGGTTCCAGGTATTGCCTCAGAACCTGCTGCTGTAGGTTGAACTCGAATCCACCCATTGTGGTGCCGTTGCTCATCAGGAACCGGAGCTCATCTGGCTCAGAGATTTGGCTCAGTCCCAAAACAGGGGACACACAAGGCGAATTGCTCTTTTTGCCTGACATGAACCCCCAGGTTTGGTTCGTGTACTGACTATGTACTGTTGAAACAGGTGGTGACTGAGCCATTGTAACCCTCAAGGAATCACTGACTGATGTCTGAAGTTGTTGCAGCTGCTGAGTTGTTTTTGGGTTtgacagaagagagagagcacaGCTCGACTCTCTGCTATTATTATTGTTCACCATCTCTGGGTATGTTATACTAAAGCTTGAGCTTCCCTGTGATAAAAAAGCATTCATCAGTTGATGGCTATCCCTTGCGGTTGACCACGTAGTAGGATCTCCCAAAACCCTTCCTGTCACCAATCAAGAACTTGCTTCTATAAGGCACATGGAGCTGAAAAAAGAGAGTTGAgctattttgtaaaaaaagctGATCTAACCGTAAAGAGATGCTGTTGTTGCTTGaggctttcttcttctttcgttATGACAAGTGAGTCGTCTTCTACAACTTCTTTTCTCCAAGTCAAACTCAGAAAGCTGGTGAAAcctaaagagaaaaagaagctTCAGTGAAAAgcaacataataataataatatcatttttattttacctcTCCATAGACAAGAGACAATATCacataataactttttttttctgaaacaatATCACATAATAACTAGCTGTAAAGTTTTGTAATAAGACTCTTCAAAGACGTTAAGAGTCACAaaggcaaacaaaaaaaaaagctcaaaaatagtaaaaaaaaaaaaaaaagagaaagttgCAAAAGACCTGCTACATTGTTGGCAGAATCTTTGAAGAAGACCAGAGACAATGACTTTAGATGATTTTGAGTGAATGCAACAGACTTTGTGCCTTGAGTAATATCTTTTTGCATTGCTTAGATCCACTCTACAACCTTCCACTTGGCACATAGCTGTTGTAGTAGACTTACGACCCCGGTTCTTGCTTAACCGGGATCCGGATCCATCCTCCAAGTAGATCTTCTGACCAAACCTGAGTCCAGTAGTTAGTGAAGATGACTCTGTGGAGGATGAACCATCCGTCTCAGTCCGGTTCTGACCAGAACCCATTAGTAACTCCATGGTTATCTGGTTCTTGGTTCCTTCTTACTCAGGCAGAGAAAGAAATGGTTAAGCTCATTGTAAGTAGAAATAGAAAGGACTTGGAGAATAAAGGAAAGAAAATGTGGTTTTGCTTATTTTAGTAGTTGCTATCTTTCTTTTAAATGAAGAGAGAGAAGCTGACAAAAGAGGAGACAATCAAGAGTGATTGTTACTAGGCCACGACAGCTACTGGTTATAGCGTTTGCGTTGTGGTTAATGTTGGCGCGTTTTGTAATGagaacattttataaaaacacaACAGAGATTAGaatatctttttcttctttaagaTATACTTAAACGAGACCAGAGAACATAAAAAAAGTCCCATGTATAATCTACCAACTTATTCCATAACtaaataagtaatatttttttttacttagttataaaaataggatatagttttcttaaaacctagaatgtatttttttttcgaaaaaaaaaccTAGAATGTTGCCTAATGATGTTATGAACTGACCACAGACCTATAAATGGATGGTTTAATTTGCTTTTTATTGTTGCATAcctaaacatataatattaactGTATtagtatcaatactattaatttttcaacatgtccaattgatacgGGGTTATatccaacaattattttttccaCAATAAAAAACCATATATTCTATAACTGactctaaataaatattttgtaaccacTTTTTAGTTCCATAATGGTCGGAGCTTATTaaaaaaaccaaatattttataactgtttTCTTTTAATTCCTATATTTTAGGATCCATAACtgcaatatttataaaaatgtacaaataaattattgatatatgtcgatttaaatatgtataataattacatcattttttttttgaaaatatatgcaCATTTTGTTAcggaaaatatatgttattaatcaacaataatacattaattaatccaAATTAATAACCACCTTTATTCTTACTATTATGActactaatatttaaaatctaagtttatgctTTATATTTACTAACCCTgaccttttaataaaataaataattaatataatattatttaccattgaaaaagttaatataaaataaaaataattagatttttatttcaattcatgaagtacaaatttatttaactaatatatctACAAAATTAGGATTTTGccgataaataataattatcatgaaattaaataattaaaatataattaaatttatctcAATTTTTTGGGCCAACCATTACAAAATCACGGATAAATGAAAATATGATGGATTTTTAATCGTATAGGATTTCtaaatagaaattttataatttaattcaaaatctAAGCTGAATTCAATGTAGACCACTAGATTTACCACTAGTCCCGTGGATTCAtatcatatatgaaaatatactaaaactatataataaattaaatttagcaaaatttggataaatataataaattaatattttaatatataggtcCAATTTAATCAGATTCGAGGCCTAGACTTATGGGATAGATTCTATATTGGTTTTTCGAGTACGAATATTTAATTGCGTGAATAATTCAAAATGCTAATAAATACCACAAtattctgattttatttaaaactgattatatatttcatcatcaaaattatttttattaaaacaataaacctattataatattcacatatataatgctttctttgtaacatttaaatgtaaataaatagtcagaaatataaatttatattcaataaatttaatttgtttcggCAAATAAATTTGCACTTTGAAAACGtggatcaaaaataatattactttgttatttaagaaaaataaaaatttatagctgttagaaataaagtacaattaatatatgaaatgaCTATGAAAGAAGTGTTTATAGTTATGAAaatcacaaattcaatataaCTATCAAAATCTTttactgaaatttttaaaaagtaatatttacacaaatatgatttacAAAGAATATACAAACATGAAATTAAAATTgctaaaaaaatgtaaaacaaaaatatatccgccctttgaatggcggatcaaaatctagttactaaTTAAAGAGCAACAGAAACAATAGTAATAGTTTATTAGTAGTATTGTACAAATATTAAAGTAGAAAGAATAGAGAGTTATGGGCAGAGAGACAGAGAGTGTTGGGACTCAACTCAACAAAGGATGGGACTCTTCGAGGGAACTAGTAGGTTATAATTGAACTCTTTCAAAATTCAGTTCTGC
It encodes:
- the LOC108855786 gene encoding uncharacterized protein LOC108855786, translated to MTDEQNLIDQSQPPPPPDPNPTPTIHPRRVSFEHGLLPIQKLVFPDPIQTLAPIKQKLTDSAAAASNNRVGSAAIADALQISGDHARLVLETLASVLHSEGDPLVRAKPEEVDNVGADLRDLVLFLYVQSYKKLTPRTHKDSAAVADVWPSTSAFDGYLSALSPIQLVRSNSRRFMPSQADDEAHQLSYLQKHLGNIISLLAEPVEGEGEESLVISMEAFEHLGFLVQFGDKGSDVSPLSQATPFFANSDPDMPAVPVPASQALDWLLQNIASALESITERISGKENGPSNTSDQDDAMSDACAAPNKVAPSGRGPCLIEGVSKTSLVKQSSDLRGRSVKVVNCHDSVIYLLAPLRYATVYGCSDTTIVLGAVGKALRVEHCERVHVIAASKRVCIANCRECVFFLGVNQRPLIIGDNHKLQVAPYNTYYSHLEEHMSEVGLEATINKWDKPLTLGAVDPHDSLSHPAGVADTQAESAACVDPDQFINFLIPNWFSCEEIGSTKDNPFPLPDAYMAAQQRNMKNLDETRRSLRETPLEENRKKELSSALHVYFKDWLYASGNIRQLYCLQGD
- the LOC108849495 gene encoding squamosa promoter-binding protein-like 15 encodes the protein MELLMGSGQNRTETDGSSSTESSSLTTGLRFGQKIYLEDGSGSRLSKNRGRKSTTTAMCQVEGCRVDLSNAKRYYSRHKVCCIHSKSSKVIVSGLLQRFCQQCSRFHQLSEFDLEKRSCRRRLTCHNERRRKPQATTASLYGRVLGDPTTWSTARDSHQLMNAFLSQGSSSFSITYPEMVNNNNSRESSCALSLLSNPKTTQQLQQLQTSVSDSLRVTMAQSPPVSTVHSQYTNQTWGFMSGKKSNSPCVSPVLGLSQISEPDELRFLMSNGTTMGGFEFNLQQQVLRQYLEPDDSRAYDSSTQHFTWPL